One window of Trifolium pratense cultivar HEN17-A07 linkage group LG5, ARS_RC_1.1, whole genome shotgun sequence genomic DNA carries:
- the LOC123883069 gene encoding auxin-binding protein ABP19b-like — MKMIQIILFIFALISYTSNATSSAKDFCVANLLLPTTPSGFPCKPPSLVTANDFSFTGLVAGNTENRFRLGVTTASVNNLPGLNGLGISAARIDVGFNGTVPMHLHPDASEISIMVEGQMIVGFITPTNLFVKTVNAGDVFVFPQGLLHFQVNSGSGTAVSFSAFTSPDPSMQVLDELLFANSLQTSILQKVTFLDFEQIKKLKAVFGGTG, encoded by the coding sequence ATGAAAATGATTCAaattattcttttcatttttgctCTTATCTCATATACCTCAAATGCTACTTCATCTGCCAAAGATTTTTGTGTAGCAAACTTATTGCTTCCCACCACCCCATCAGGCTTTCCATGCAAACCACCATCACTTGTAACAGCAAACGATTTTTCGTTCACTGGCTTAGTAGCTGGAAACACAGAAAACCGTTTTCGTCTCGGTGTAACAACTGCATCGGTCAATAATTTACCAGGTCTCAACGGACTTGGTATTTCCGCGGCAAGAATAGATGTTGGTTTTAATGGAACTGTACCAATGCATCTTCATCCTGATGCTAGTGAAATATCAATCATGGTTGAAGGTCAAATGATTGTTGGATTTATCACACCAACAAATCTTTTTGTGAAAACTGTTAATGCTggtgatgtttttgtttttccacAAGGACTGTTACATTTTCAAGTTAACTCTGGTTCTGGAACTGCTGTTTCTTTTTCTGCTTTTACTAGCCCAGATCCTAGCATGCAAGTACTTGATGAATTATTATTTGCCAACAGCTTACAAACTTCCATACTTCAAAAGGTTACTTTTCTTGATTTTGAACAAATTAAGAAGCTTAAGGCTGTCTTTGGTGGAACTGGCTAG
- the LOC123883070 gene encoding uncharacterized protein LOC123883070, which yields MEVAMELEDDLFFENLSKEIALLIMDEDEDEDPLVSQPPNSLQAYSRAIHPPPQFDYFYEHALIRRESKGTGVFIPQATQPRRRHKKGRSNSYSKYQKQSQDTRMVSQVPTKNSLKQ from the exons ATGGAGGTTGCTATGGAGCTTGaagatgatttattttttgaaaatttgagcAAGGAAATTGCTCTCTTAATTatggatgaagatgaagatgaagatcctcttgtttctcaacctccaAACTCTCTTCAG GCTTATTCAAGAGCAATTCATCCACCTCCACAATTTGATTACTTCTATGAGCATGCTTTGATTAGAAGAGAAAGCAAAGGAACAGGAGTGTTTATCCCACAAGCAACACAACCAAGAAGGAGGCACAAGAAAGGAAGATCTAATTCATACTCAAAATATCAAAAGCAATCTCAAGACACAAGAATGGTTTCTCAAGTTCCTACCAAGAATtcattaaaacaataa